In Methylomonas sp. ZR1, one DNA window encodes the following:
- a CDS encoding phosphatase PAP2 family protein: MKLIYSIHKYDVTMFTWLNSVAIHAYLVRFCRMISRTADGFLYVILAAWLYWDQGINDALLRAMILAFLIERPVYTLLKKGFKRNRPQQALQDFQSVITPSDQFSFPSGHTSAAFMVATLVGYFAPALLPVLYVWAALVGFSRVVLGVHFPTDTLMGVVLGVGAAIFSLNYIL, encoded by the coding sequence ATGAAGCTGATTTACTCCATTCATAAGTACGACGTGACGATGTTTACCTGGTTGAACAGCGTTGCCATCCATGCCTACCTAGTGCGCTTTTGCCGCATGATTTCCCGCACCGCCGACGGTTTTCTGTACGTCATTCTCGCGGCCTGGCTCTATTGGGATCAAGGGATCAACGATGCGTTATTGCGGGCCATGATATTAGCGTTTCTAATCGAAAGACCGGTCTATACGCTGCTAAAAAAAGGCTTTAAACGCAACCGTCCGCAACAAGCGCTGCAGGATTTCCAGAGCGTGATTACGCCATCGGATCAATTCAGTTTTCCCTCCGGACATACTTCGGCCGCATTCATGGTGGCAACTTTAGTGGGCTATTTCGCGCCTGCGTTGCTGCCGGTTCTTTATGTTTGGGCCGCGCTGGTCGGTTTTTCCAGAGTGGTTTTGGGCGTGCATTTTCCCACCGACACGCTGATGGGCGTGGTCTTGGGGGTTGGCGCGGCAATTTTTAGTCTCAATTACATTTTATGA
- a CDS encoding MJ1255/VC2487 family glycosyltransferase, giving the protein MKIFYGVQGTGNGHITRARVMAKELYAAGFDVTFQFTGRPADKYFDMEVFNGYQVKTGLTFNTHNGQVSYVKTALEASPIRFIRDISSLDLSAYDLVISDFEPVTAWAAKRQKKKVLGIGHQYAFRHKIPRAGGDPIAEQVMKYFAPADIGIGLHWHHFGQPILPPIIETPAFPQNTQANKILVYLPFEDPQVVVKLLCPFENFEFHVYSPEPAVSKYPHIVCKQLSRAGFQRDLYDCAGIISNAGFELASESLQLGKKILVKPLHAQMEQISNAEALKQLGYGHTMFDLDDAVIEDWLHNPHAVHVTYPNIAKVIVQWLQDGMPAMDAEFTERVWESVQVLQIKH; this is encoded by the coding sequence ATGAAAATTTTTTATGGTGTGCAAGGCACGGGCAATGGTCACATCACACGCGCACGAGTGATGGCGAAAGAACTGTATGCGGCGGGTTTTGATGTGACCTTCCAATTTACCGGCCGGCCGGCGGACAAATACTTCGATATGGAGGTGTTTAACGGTTACCAAGTCAAAACCGGCTTGACCTTTAACACCCATAACGGCCAGGTCAGTTACGTAAAAACCGCGTTGGAGGCCAGTCCGATCCGCTTTATCAGAGACATCAGCAGCCTGGACTTAAGTGCTTACGATTTGGTGATCAGCGATTTCGAACCCGTTACCGCCTGGGCCGCCAAACGGCAAAAGAAAAAAGTGCTGGGGATCGGCCATCAATATGCGTTTAGACACAAAATTCCCCGCGCCGGCGGCGATCCGATTGCCGAGCAGGTGATGAAGTATTTTGCCCCGGCGGACATCGGCATAGGTCTGCACTGGCACCATTTCGGCCAACCGATTTTGCCGCCGATTATCGAAACCCCGGCGTTTCCGCAAAACACCCAGGCCAATAAAATATTGGTGTATTTGCCTTTCGAAGATCCGCAAGTAGTGGTTAAGCTGCTGTGCCCATTCGAAAATTTTGAGTTTCATGTGTACTCGCCGGAACCGGCGGTGTCGAAATATCCGCACATCGTTTGCAAGCAACTGTCCAGAGCAGGTTTCCAGAGGGATTTGTACGATTGCGCCGGCATCATCAGCAATGCGGGCTTCGAATTGGCCAGCGAGTCCTTGCAATTGGGCAAGAAGATCCTGGTCAAGCCATTGCACGCGCAAATGGAGCAGATTTCCAACGCCGAAGCATTAAAGCAACTGGGCTACGGCCATACGATGTTTGATTTGGATGACGCGGTGATCGAGGACTGGCTGCACAATCCCCATGCGGTGCATGTCACCTATCCCAATATCGCTAAAGTGATCGTGCAGTGGCTCCAGGATGGCATGCCGGCGATGGATGCGGAGTTTACTGAGCGGGTTTGGGAATCGGTCCAGGTGTTGCAGATAAAACACTAA
- the gcvH gene encoding glycine cleavage system protein GcvH, which translates to MSETPENLKYAQTHEWAKLEDGNLVRVGITDFAQSELGDIVFIGLPDVGRVVKAGEQLAVVESVKTASDLFSPVSGSVVEVNEAVTDEPELVNDGAYQTWLFCIKADNPAELEQLMDADGYRTLIEE; encoded by the coding sequence ATGAGTGAAACACCTGAAAATTTGAAATATGCGCAAACCCATGAATGGGCCAAGCTGGAAGACGGCAATCTGGTGCGCGTCGGTATCACCGACTTCGCGCAGTCCGAATTGGGCGACATCGTTTTTATCGGCTTGCCGGATGTCGGCCGGGTCGTAAAAGCGGGCGAACAACTGGCGGTGGTGGAATCGGTCAAAACAGCTTCCGATTTGTTCAGCCCGGTCAGCGGCAGCGTGGTTGAAGTTAACGAAGCGGTGACAGACGAGCCGGAGTTGGTAAACGACGGCGCGTATCAAACCTGGCTGTTTTGCATCAAAGCCGATAACCCGGCGGAACTGGAACAATTAATGGATGCCGATGGTTATCGGACCCTGATCGAGGAGTAG
- a CDS encoding diacylglycerol kinase, with translation MANQNAKGLKRLINACFFSVAGFKATWQHEEAFRQEVALFVVTTPLAIWLGQTAIEKVLLIGSVVLVLLVELLNSAVEAVVDRVGFEHHELSGRAKDIGSAAVMLSLIWAGVTWALILL, from the coding sequence ATGGCAAATCAAAATGCAAAGGGACTTAAGCGGCTGATTAACGCCTGCTTTTTTTCGGTCGCCGGCTTTAAGGCTACCTGGCAGCACGAGGAAGCGTTTCGTCAGGAAGTGGCCTTGTTCGTGGTCACAACGCCGCTGGCGATCTGGCTGGGGCAAACCGCTATCGAAAAAGTCTTGTTAATCGGCAGCGTGGTTTTGGTGTTGCTGGTGGAGTTGCTGAATTCCGCGGTAGAAGCGGTCGTGGACAGGGTCGGTTTCGAGCATCACGAGTTATCCGGACGCGCCAAGGACATAGGCTCGGCGGCAGTCATGTTGTCCTTGATTTGGGCCGGCGTGACCTGGGCGTTGATTCTTTTGTAA
- a CDS encoding carbohydrate kinase family protein, whose amino-acid sequence MSALICGSMAYDTIMVFHDKFKHHILPEKVHMLNVSFLVPALRREYGGCAGNIAYNLKLLQEEPSIMATVGHDFEPYAQWLSQCGISSRYIKVLDDHYTGQAYITTDVDDNQITAFHPGAMSFSHLNTVPSDSGITIGIVSPDGKQGMQEHAQQFAEQGIPFIFDPGQGMPMFDGEELLEFLELANYATFNDYESELMQQRTGLTLEQIAEKVDALIITLGGNGSKVYTRGEVIDIPPAKPKQLLDPTGCGDAYRAGLLYGLINDYDWDVTGRIASLLGAIKIEHNGTQNHTFTMAEFKKRYQDTFGSTF is encoded by the coding sequence ATGAGTGCATTGATCTGTGGCTCCATGGCCTACGACACCATCATGGTGTTTCACGACAAATTTAAACATCACATCCTCCCCGAGAAAGTACACATGCTTAACGTGTCTTTCCTGGTGCCGGCCTTGCGCCGCGAATACGGCGGTTGCGCCGGTAACATTGCTTATAACCTGAAATTGTTGCAGGAAGAGCCGTCTATCATGGCGACCGTCGGCCACGATTTCGAACCCTACGCGCAATGGCTGAGCCAATGCGGCATTTCCAGCCGTTATATCAAGGTGCTGGACGATCATTACACCGGTCAAGCCTATATCACCACCGATGTAGACGATAACCAAATTACCGCTTTCCATCCCGGTGCCATGAGTTTTTCGCATTTAAATACCGTGCCGTCTGACTCGGGCATTACCATTGGTATCGTCTCCCCGGACGGTAAGCAAGGCATGCAAGAGCACGCCCAGCAATTCGCCGAGCAAGGCATTCCGTTTATTTTCGATCCCGGCCAAGGCATGCCGATGTTTGATGGCGAAGAATTGTTGGAGTTCCTGGAACTGGCTAATTACGCCACCTTTAACGACTATGAGTCGGAGTTGATGCAGCAGCGCACAGGCCTGACGTTGGAGCAAATTGCCGAAAAAGTCGACGCCTTGATCATCACCTTGGGCGGTAACGGTTCCAAGGTATACACGCGCGGCGAAGTGATCGATATTCCGCCCGCCAAGCCCAAACAACTGCTGGACCCCACCGGCTGCGGAGACGCTTATCGGGCTGGTCTGCTGTATGGTCTGATCAACGATTACGATTGGGATGTTACCGGGCGGATTGCTTCACTGTTGGGCGCGATCAAAATTGAGCACAATGGCACCCAGAACCACACCTTCACGATGGCGGAGTTCAAAAAACGCTATCAGGATACCTTCGGTTCGACATTTTGA
- the mazG gene encoding nucleoside triphosphate pyrophosphohydrolase has translation MSLTKTQELLALMARLRDPERGCAWDVKQDFHSLIPYTIEEAYEVADAIERNDFDDLRGELGDLLLQVVFHSQIADERGLFDFEQVAAAISEKLVSRHPHVFAEVKFDTDEQRQQAWDEAKAQERRLKQPAQHTESVLAGVAQSLPALVQCEKIQNRAASHGFDWPETEPVFDKVREELQEVHEAWQSGDQAHIQEEIGDLLLVVVNLARHLKVNPEIALREATKKFTRRFNYIEKQVEASGRELRDCELAELDGLWDEAKRHLKQLQPHG, from the coding sequence TTGAGTTTGACGAAAACCCAGGAATTGCTGGCGTTGATGGCCCGCTTGCGCGACCCGGAGAGGGGTTGCGCCTGGGACGTCAAGCAGGATTTCCATAGCCTGATTCCCTACACCATCGAAGAAGCTTACGAGGTGGCCGACGCCATCGAACGTAACGATTTCGACGATTTACGTGGCGAATTGGGTGACCTGTTGCTGCAAGTCGTGTTTCACTCGCAAATTGCCGATGAGCGCGGTTTGTTCGATTTCGAGCAAGTCGCGGCGGCAATTAGCGAAAAGCTGGTGAGTCGGCATCCGCATGTGTTTGCCGAGGTTAAATTCGATACCGATGAGCAGCGCCAGCAAGCCTGGGACGAGGCCAAAGCGCAAGAACGCCGTTTGAAACAGCCTGCGCAGCACACCGAAAGTGTGTTGGCCGGCGTCGCGCAAAGCCTGCCGGCGCTAGTGCAATGCGAGAAAATCCAAAATCGTGCCGCTAGCCACGGTTTCGATTGGCCGGAAACCGAGCCGGTATTCGACAAAGTGCGCGAGGAGTTGCAGGAAGTCCACGAAGCTTGGCAGTCCGGCGATCAAGCCCATATCCAGGAGGAAATCGGCGATTTGTTGTTGGTGGTCGTCAATCTGGCTCGGCACCTGAAAGTCAATCCGGAAATCGCCTTGCGCGAAGCCACTAAAAAATTCACCCGCCGCTTCAATTACATCGAAAAGCAAGTGGAAGCCTCCGGTCGCGAGCTGCGCGATTGCGAATTGGCGGAACTGGACGGCTTATGGGATGAAGCCAAACGTCACTTAAAGCAATTGCAGCCCCATGGCTAG
- the msrP gene encoding protein-methionine-sulfoxide reductase catalytic subunit MsrP, with protein sequence MKLPGIPAIPASEITPRELFYQRRHFMQLALGGSAALLAGSAVGGEKLASSLSEAYGLTDKLTPLEDVSQYNNFYEFDTSKEGPAKMAGRLTTRPWTVSVEGEVRKPKQFAIEDLLKLAPMQERIYRLRCVEAWSMVIPWLGYPLAELLKQVEPTSEARYVEFVSLHDPEQMPGQRRAVLEWPYREGLRIDEAMHPLALLTFGLYGEVLPNQNGAPVRIVVPWKYGFKSAKSIVKIRLVKQQPTTSWMQAGPNEYGFYANVNPAVDHPRWSQAKERRLGDFLKRPTLPFNGYAEQVAGLYTGMDLTKNF encoded by the coding sequence ATGAAACTTCCCGGCATCCCCGCAATTCCCGCTTCCGAAATCACGCCGCGCGAGCTGTTTTACCAGCGCCGGCATTTCATGCAGTTGGCGCTTGGCGGATCTGCCGCTTTGCTGGCAGGATCTGCTGTTGGCGGAGAAAAACTGGCAAGCAGTCTCTCCGAAGCTTACGGCTTGACCGATAAACTGACGCCTTTGGAAGATGTCAGCCAATACAATAATTTTTACGAATTCGACACCAGCAAGGAAGGTCCGGCCAAAATGGCCGGCCGTCTGACAACCCGGCCCTGGACGGTAAGTGTCGAAGGCGAGGTCCGCAAACCCAAACAATTTGCCATCGAAGATTTGCTGAAATTGGCACCGATGCAGGAGCGCATTTATCGCCTGCGTTGCGTGGAGGCCTGGTCGATGGTGATTCCCTGGTTGGGTTATCCCTTAGCGGAGCTGTTGAAACAAGTGGAACCGACCAGCGAGGCGCGTTATGTGGAATTCGTCAGCTTGCACGACCCCGAGCAAATGCCCGGCCAGCGGCGGGCGGTATTGGAATGGCCGTATCGCGAAGGCCTGCGGATCGATGAAGCCATGCATCCCTTGGCTTTGCTGACTTTTGGTTTGTACGGCGAAGTCTTGCCCAATCAAAATGGCGCACCGGTGCGTATTGTCGTGCCGTGGAAATACGGTTTCAAAAGCGCCAAATCCATCGTCAAGATTCGTTTGGTCAAACAGCAGCCCACGACCAGTTGGATGCAAGCCGGTCCAAATGAATACGGCTTTTATGCCAACGTCAACCCGGCAGTCGATCACCCCCGCTGGAGCCAAGCCAAGGAACGCCGCTTGGGCGACTTTCTAAAACGGCCGACCTTGCCGTTCAACGGCTATGCCGAGCAAGTAGCCGGTTTGTATACCGGGATGGATTTGACTAAAAACTTTTAA
- a CDS encoding sulfite oxidase heme-binding subunit YedZ, translating into MNWKALDDSHLRSLKPLVFLAALLPLGLLLTAAWQDQLGANPIEKITHNTGYWTLTFLLISLGVTPLRQLSGANWLVRLRRMLGLFAFFYACLHFSTYLVLDQFFDWSAIAKDILKRPYITVGFAAFLLLIPLAVTSTNAMQRRLGGKNWKRLHGLVYPIAVAGVVHFAWLVKKDLSRPLLFGGILVLLLVLRWFYKIKSARLRRSYSSI; encoded by the coding sequence ATGAATTGGAAAGCGCTTGACGATAGTCACCTGCGGAGTCTAAAACCGCTGGTGTTTTTGGCGGCTTTGCTGCCCCTGGGGTTATTGCTGACGGCGGCCTGGCAAGACCAATTGGGTGCTAATCCCATCGAAAAAATCACCCACAATACCGGTTATTGGACCTTGACGTTTTTGTTGATCAGTCTGGGTGTCACGCCGCTACGGCAGCTAAGCGGCGCAAACTGGTTGGTCCGGCTCAGGCGGATGCTGGGCTTGTTTGCATTTTTTTATGCTTGCCTGCATTTTTCGACGTATTTGGTTTTGGACCAGTTTTTCGATTGGTCGGCTATTGCTAAAGACATCCTGAAACGTCCTTACATTACTGTTGGTTTTGCGGCGTTTTTGCTGCTGATTCCGCTGGCGGTAACCTCTACCAACGCCATGCAGCGCCGGCTCGGCGGCAAAAACTGGAAACGCTTGCACGGTTTGGTTTACCCGATTGCCGTTGCCGGCGTGGTGCATTTTGCCTGGCTGGTCAAAAAAGATCTGAGCCGGCCCTTGCTGTTCGGCGGCATACTGGTTTTGTTACTGGTTTTACGCTGGTTTTATAAAATTAAATCGGCCCGTTTACGTCGATCTTATTCGTCGATTTAG
- a CDS encoding hydrogenase small subunit, with amino-acid sequence MIETFYDVMRRQGITRRSFLKFCSLTAASLGLSPAFAPKIAHAMETKPRIPVLWLHGLECTCCSESFIRSGHPLAKDVILSMLSLDYDDTIMAAAGHNAEAIVTEIVEKYKGNYILAVEGNPPLAEDGMYCIIGGKPFVDQLKYAAESCKAIISWGSCASWGCVQAAKPNPTRATPVHKVPGLADKPIIKVPGCPPIAEVMTAVVAYLLTFDKLPTLDKQGRPQMFYSQRIHDKCYRRPHFDAGQFVEQWDDEAARQGHCLYKMGCKGPTTYNACSTVKWNEGTSFPIQSGHGCIGCSEDGFWDKGSFYDRLTGINQFGIEANADVVGGTAAAIVGAGVAAHAGLTALNNAKQAGDKQPGAQQ; translated from the coding sequence ATGATCGAAACCTTTTACGATGTGATGCGCAGGCAAGGCATCACCCGCCGCAGTTTTCTGAAATTCTGCAGCTTAACTGCTGCCTCGCTGGGCTTGTCGCCGGCATTTGCGCCGAAAATTGCGCATGCGATGGAAACCAAACCCCGAATCCCGGTATTGTGGTTGCACGGTCTGGAATGCACCTGTTGTTCGGAATCCTTCATCCGCTCCGGGCACCCGTTGGCGAAAGACGTGATCCTGTCGATGCTGTCCCTGGATTACGACGACACCATTATGGCTGCCGCCGGCCATAACGCCGAAGCTATCGTCACCGAGATCGTCGAAAAATACAAAGGCAATTACATTCTGGCCGTGGAAGGCAATCCGCCGCTGGCTGAAGACGGCATGTATTGCATTATTGGCGGCAAGCCCTTCGTTGATCAGCTGAAATACGCCGCAGAAAGCTGCAAGGCCATCATTTCCTGGGGTTCTTGTGCCTCCTGGGGTTGCGTACAAGCCGCCAAGCCCAATCCGACTCGCGCCACACCGGTACACAAAGTCCCCGGTTTAGCTGACAAACCGATTATTAAGGTGCCTGGTTGCCCACCGATTGCTGAAGTGATGACCGCCGTGGTGGCTTATCTATTAACGTTCGACAAGCTGCCGACCCTGGACAAACAAGGCCGGCCGCAAATGTTCTACAGTCAGCGCATCCACGACAAATGCTACCGCCGGCCGCATTTCGACGCCGGCCAGTTCGTCGAGCAATGGGACGACGAAGCCGCCCGCCAAGGTCACTGCCTGTACAAAATGGGTTGCAAAGGCCCGACCACTTACAACGCCTGCTCCACGGTGAAATGGAACGAAGGCACCTCCTTTCCGATTCAATCGGGCCACGGCTGTATCGGTTGTTCCGAGGATGGTTTCTGGGATAAAGGCAGCTTTTACGACCGCCTCACCGGCATCAACCAATTTGGTATCGAAGCTAACGCCGATGTGGTCGGCGGCACCGCCGCCGCGATTGTCGGGGCCGGTGTTGCCGCGCATGCCGGTTTGACGGCTTTGAATAACGCCAAACAAGCCGGGGATAAACAACCAGGAGCGCAGCAATAA
- a CDS encoding nickel-dependent hydrogenase large subunit, translating to MTVRNTPNGFNLNDAGRRVVVDPVTRIEGHMRCEVNIDDDNIIRNAISSGTMWRGLEVILKGRDPRDAWAFVQRICGVCTGTHALTSVRAVEDALKIKIPENANSIRNIMQLSLQAHDHLVHFYHLHALDWVNPVNALKADPVATSALQQQISPSNPKSSPGYFRDTQNRLKKFVESGQLGPFKNGYWTNPAYLLPPEADLLAVTHYLEALDFQKDIMKIRTIFGGKDPHPNWLVGGVPCAINLDGVGAVGAVNMERLNLISSIIDRTITFIDQVYIPDLLAIAQFYKGWMYGGGLAGASMLSYGDIPDKANDYSAANLLMPRGAIINGDLTKVHEVDLTDPEQIKEYVPHSWYKYPDEALGLHPWDGITEPNYKIGAKTKGDRTNIQELDESAKYSWIKAPRWRGHAMEVGPLARYVIGYAQGNQEITEQINFVLKTLDVPVSALFSTLGRTAARGLEAQWAAGKMRYFMDKLIINLKAGDLSTANVERWDPETWPSSVKGVGFTEAPRGALGHWLKIEDTKIANYQCVVPTTWNGSPRDEQGNIGAFEASLMNTKVEVPDEPVEILRTLHSFDPCLACSTHVMSPDGTELTRVKVR from the coding sequence ATGACAGTCCGAAACACCCCCAACGGTTTTAATTTAAACGACGCCGGCCGCCGCGTCGTGGTCGATCCGGTCACCCGAATCGAAGGCCACATGCGCTGCGAAGTCAATATCGACGACGACAACATCATCCGTAATGCCATCTCCAGCGGCACCATGTGGCGCGGGCTGGAAGTGATTTTAAAAGGCCGCGATCCGCGCGACGCCTGGGCTTTCGTGCAACGTATCTGCGGCGTCTGCACCGGTACCCACGCCTTGACCTCGGTGCGGGCCGTCGAGGATGCCTTGAAAATCAAGATTCCGGAAAACGCCAACTCGATCCGCAACATCATGCAGCTCAGCTTGCAGGCGCACGATCACTTGGTGCATTTCTATCATTTGCATGCGTTGGATTGGGTGAATCCAGTCAACGCTTTAAAGGCCGATCCGGTCGCGACCTCGGCTTTGCAGCAACAGATTTCGCCTAGCAACCCCAAGTCTTCGCCGGGCTATTTCCGCGACACGCAAAACCGCCTGAAAAAGTTCGTCGAATCCGGTCAGCTTGGCCCGTTCAAGAACGGTTACTGGACTAATCCGGCCTATTTGCTGCCGCCGGAAGCCGATTTGCTAGCGGTGACGCATTATCTGGAAGCGCTGGATTTTCAAAAAGACATCATGAAAATCCGCACCATCTTCGGCGGCAAGGACCCGCATCCGAATTGGTTGGTGGGCGGCGTGCCATGCGCGATCAATCTGGACGGCGTCGGCGCGGTCGGTGCGGTGAACATGGAGCGCTTGAACCTGATTTCGTCGATTATTGACCGCACCATTACTTTTATCGACCAGGTTTACATTCCTGATCTACTCGCGATTGCGCAGTTCTACAAGGGCTGGATGTACGGCGGTGGTTTGGCCGGTGCCAGCATGCTGTCTTACGGTGACATCCCGGATAAGGCCAACGACTATTCTGCCGCCAATTTGCTGATGCCGCGCGGCGCGATCATCAACGGCGATCTGACGAAAGTTCATGAAGTGGATTTGACCGATCCCGAGCAAATTAAGGAATACGTGCCGCACTCCTGGTACAAATACCCGGATGAAGCGCTGGGCTTGCATCCCTGGGACGGCATCACCGAACCGAACTATAAAATCGGTGCCAAAACCAAGGGCGACCGCACTAACATCCAAGAGCTGGACGAAAGCGCCAAATATTCCTGGATCAAAGCCCCACGCTGGCGCGGCCATGCCATGGAAGTGGGTCCGTTGGCGCGCTATGTCATCGGCTACGCGCAAGGCAACCAGGAGATTACCGAGCAGATCAACTTTGTTCTAAAAACCCTGGACGTCCCGGTCAGTGCCTTGTTCTCGACCTTGGGTAGAACCGCCGCGCGCGGTCTGGAAGCGCAATGGGCCGCCGGCAAGATGCGTTATTTCATGGACAAACTAATCATCAATCTGAAAGCCGGCGATTTAAGCACGGCCAACGTCGAACGCTGGGACCCGGAAACCTGGCCGAGCAGCGTCAAAGGCGTCGGTTTCACCGAAGCCCCGCGCGGTGCGCTGGGTCATTGGCTGAAAATCGAAGACACCAAGATCGCTAACTATCAATGCGTGGTGCCGACTACCTGGAACGGTTCACCGCGCGACGAGCAAGGCAATATCGGTGCGTTCGAGGCTTCGTTGATGAACACTAAAGTCGAGGTGCCGGACGAACCGGTGGAAATTTTGCGCACGCTGCATAGTTTCGACCCTTGTCTGGCTTGCTCAACGCATGTGATGAGTCCGGACGGTACGGAATTGACACGGGTGAAAGTCCGATAA
- the cybH gene encoding Ni/Fe-hydrogenase, b-type cytochrome subunit, with amino-acid sequence MSAPLAPVYVYELPVRLWHAVNALAISVLAVSGYLIASPLPSPVGEASEHFLMGYIRFAHFAAGYVLVIGLLGRLYWAYAGNEHARQIFFPPLLQVHFWDGVLQEVLWYAFIAKAPRHYIGHNPLAILAMHFVLVWGSLFMIFTGFALYGEGEGQGSWQYTLFSSWLLPLFGDSQTVHTWHHLVMWFIVCFVLIHVYVAVREDKLSGQSMLSTIVSGWRTFKDDKPVDDAH; translated from the coding sequence ATGAGCGCACCACTCGCTCCGGTTTACGTTTACGAACTGCCGGTTCGACTCTGGCATGCGGTTAATGCTTTGGCGATTAGCGTGCTGGCGGTTAGCGGCTATCTGATTGCATCGCCGTTACCGTCCCCAGTCGGCGAAGCCAGCGAACATTTTCTGATGGGCTATATCCGCTTCGCGCATTTTGCCGCCGGTTATGTATTGGTGATCGGTTTGTTGGGGCGTTTGTACTGGGCCTATGCCGGCAACGAACACGCCCGGCAAATCTTTTTTCCACCTTTGCTGCAAGTGCATTTTTGGGATGGCGTCCTGCAGGAAGTGCTTTGGTACGCCTTTATCGCCAAAGCGCCGCGTCACTACATCGGTCACAACCCGCTGGCGATTTTGGCAATGCATTTTGTGTTGGTATGGGGCTCTCTGTTCATGATCTTCACCGGCTTTGCCTTGTACGGCGAAGGCGAGGGGCAGGGTAGTTGGCAATACACGCTGTTCAGCAGTTGGCTGTTGCCGTTGTTCGGCGACAGTCAAACCGTGCACACCTGGCATCATCTGGTGATGTGGTTCATCGTCTGCTTCGTGCTGATTCATGTTTATGTCGCGGTGCGTGAAGACAAATTGTCCGGGCAGAGCATGCTGTCGACGATTGTTAGCGGCTGGCGCACTTTTAAAGACGACAAACCGGTGGACGATGCCCATTAA
- a CDS encoding HyaD/HybD family hydrogenase maturation endopeptidase, whose product MASSPANILLLGIGNLLWADEGFGVRVIEHLQKHYRFPDNVQVVDGGTQGVYLIEHVQAADVLVVFDAVDYGLPPATMKRVENDEVPNFLGAKKMSLHQTGFQEVLALAQMLGQHPQHLLLIGVQPEELEDYGGSLRPAVKAQIQPAIDMALSYLQRFGVVAECVDTPQVLADPILNIQRYEQERPSPEQACRLGDERIVLSAAFEVKPPPASDLPSLQVDVDYRGKY is encoded by the coding sequence ATGGCAAGTAGTCCAGCCAACATCCTGTTGCTCGGCATCGGCAACCTGCTTTGGGCCGACGAAGGCTTTGGCGTGCGTGTCATCGAGCATCTGCAAAAGCACTATCGTTTCCCGGATAACGTGCAAGTGGTGGATGGTGGTACGCAGGGCGTGTATTTGATCGAACATGTGCAAGCGGCGGACGTGTTGGTGGTGTTCGACGCGGTGGATTACGGCTTGCCGCCGGCCACCATGAAGCGCGTTGAAAATGACGAGGTGCCGAATTTCCTGGGCGCGAAGAAAATGAGCCTGCACCAAACCGGCTTTCAGGAAGTATTGGCCCTGGCGCAAATGCTCGGTCAACATCCCCAGCATTTACTGCTGATTGGCGTGCAGCCGGAAGAGTTGGAAGACTACGGCGGCAGCCTGCGGCCCGCCGTCAAAGCGCAAATTCAACCGGCGATTGACATGGCTCTGTCTTATCTGCAAAGGTTCGGTGTCGTTGCTGAATGTGTGGACACGCCGCAAGTATTGGCCGATCCGATCTTGAATATCCAACGCTACGAACAAGAACGGCCGTCGCCCGAACAAGCCTGCCGGTTGGGTGACGAACGTATCGTGTTATCCGCCGCCTTCGAAGTGAAACCGCCTCCCGCTTCCGACCTGCCTAGCCTGCAAGTCGATGTCGATTACCGGGGCAAATACTGA
- a CDS encoding HypC/HybG/HupF family hydrogenase formation chaperone: protein MCIGIPMQVIEPRGDSALCEYRGQTTLIDMMLVGEQVAGTWLLVFLDAAREVISAERAAQIADALEAMRLAMQGETNFDHLFADLVDREPELPEFLRT, encoded by the coding sequence ATGTGCATCGGTATTCCCATGCAAGTCATTGAACCGCGCGGCGATTCCGCGCTGTGTGAGTATCGCGGCCAAACCACGCTGATCGACATGATGTTGGTGGGCGAACAAGTCGCCGGCACTTGGTTGCTGGTGTTTCTGGATGCTGCCCGGGAAGTCATCTCCGCAGAGCGCGCCGCGCAAATCGCCGATGCCTTAGAAGCCATGCGCTTGGCGATGCAAGGTGAAACCAACTTTGATCATTTATTCGCCGATCTGGTCGACCGCGAACCCGAACTGCCGGAGTTTTTAAGAACATGA